The sequence GAAGTTTTTAAAACCCATAAGGGCGAAATATCTGTAAAAGCCCATGATTTTGTAGTAATGGCCAAGGCTATCCAGATATTGCCTGAAAAATGGCATGGACTTAAAGATATCGAGCTAAGATACAGGCAAAGGTATGTAGATCTGATCGTAAATGATGAGTCGAGGAAGAACTTTATAATAAGGAGTAAGCTCATCAGCAGAATGAGGCATTATCTGGATGCAAGAGGCTTTATGGAAGTAGAAACGCCTATTTTACAGACTATACCCGGTGGCGCAGCGGCAAGACCGTTTATAACCCATCATAATGCCCTTGATATAGATATGTACCTTAGAATAGCCACTGAGTTGTACTTAAAAAGGCTTATTATAGGTGGATTTGATAAAGTGTATGAAATAGGCAAGCAGTTTAGAAATGAAGGCATTGATGTCAAGCACAATCCTGAATTTACTACCATTGAGCTCTATCAGGCTTACACGGATCTTGATGGCATGATGGAATTGACGGAGAATATGATAAAGACGCTGGCCAAGGAAGTATTAGGTACCGATGTGCTTTTATATCAGGGTATTGAAATAGATCTGGCAAAACCCTGGACAAAGATGACCATGAGAGAAGCTGTGCTTAAGTATGCCGGTGTCGATTTTGATGATATACAGACTGATGAAGAAGCTAGAGAATTGGCGAAACAAAGGGGCCTTGAATTTGATGACAATGCTACAAAAGGGCAGATATTGAATCTGTTCTTTGAGGAATTTGCAGAAGAAAATCTAATCCAGCCCACGTTTATAACAGAATACCCAATAGAAGTATCGCCATTGGCAAAAAAGATTCCGGACAAGCAAGGTTTTACGTACAGGTTTGAACTTTTTATCTTTAAAATGGAGATCGCCAATGCCTTTTCTGAATTAAACGATCCATTTGACCAGAGAGAAAGGTTTGAGAAACAGGTAAAAGCAAGAGAGGCTGGAGACGAAGAGGCCCACAGGATGGATGAAGATTTTCTTACAGCTATGGAATATGGTATGCCACCGACGGGAGGATTAGGGATAGGCATTGATAGACTTGCTATGTTGTTCTCTAATTCTTATTCTATAAGGGATGTAATACTCTTCCCCACCATGAGGC comes from Caldanaerobius fijiensis DSM 17918 and encodes:
- the lysS gene encoding lysine--tRNA ligase — translated: MEQEMNLNELQQIRRQKLQQLCETAYNPYEVLRFERTNYSTDILNNFESMEGKEVAVAGRIMSIRGHGKASFVDLKDQEGKIQVYFRINDVGEEKYAIFKLLDIGDIIGVRGEVFKTHKGEISVKAHDFVVMAKAIQILPEKWHGLKDIELRYRQRYVDLIVNDESRKNFIIRSKLISRMRHYLDARGFMEVETPILQTIPGGAAARPFITHHNALDIDMYLRIATELYLKRLIIGGFDKVYEIGKQFRNEGIDVKHNPEFTTIELYQAYTDLDGMMELTENMIKTLAKEVLGTDVLLYQGIEIDLAKPWTKMTMREAVLKYAGVDFDDIQTDEEARELAKQRGLEFDDNATKGQILNLFFEEFAEENLIQPTFITEYPIEVSPLAKKIPDKQGFTYRFELFIFKMEIANAFSELNDPFDQRERFEKQVKAREAGDEEAHRMDEDFLTAMEYGMPPTGGLGIGIDRLAMLFSNSYSIRDVILFPTMRPKDVKQTNEGRESDQSQK